A DNA window from Anaerolineales bacterium contains the following coding sequences:
- a CDS encoding S1 RNA-binding domain-containing protein: MSEVTAPLNPLAGLAPNQALKGTISRVELFGAFVEVGAEAPGLVHISRLSPRKVNRVAEVVSLGQQVDVWVVSADPNGKRLELTMVPPVTLKWMDIQPGMQVSGRVVKLERYGAFVEIGAERPGMIHVSEMAEGYVSNPADILHPGDEVTARVVEVDRQKRQIRLSLKQLVVEETVDEDEAETEEMATSMEAAFRRAMQTAEPGSPAGQEPPQLPSKKGRSQQEDILARTLKHRVH, from the coding sequence ATGTCGGAAGTGACTGCCCCGTTGAACCCGCTCGCCGGCCTCGCTCCCAACCAAGCCTTGAAGGGAACGATTTCCAGGGTCGAGTTATTCGGCGCATTTGTCGAGGTCGGGGCCGAGGCGCCGGGGCTGGTGCACATCTCCCGCCTCTCCCCACGCAAGGTCAACCGCGTGGCGGAGGTCGTCAGCCTGGGACAGCAGGTTGATGTGTGGGTCGTTTCCGCCGACCCGAACGGGAAACGGCTCGAGCTGACGATGGTCCCTCCCGTCACCCTCAAGTGGATGGACATTCAACCGGGTATGCAGGTATCCGGTAGGGTGGTCAAGCTGGAGCGCTACGGGGCCTTCGTCGAGATCGGGGCTGAGCGACCAGGGATGATCCATGTCAGCGAGATGGCCGAGGGCTACGTTTCGAATCCCGCCGACATCCTGCACCCCGGCGACGAGGTCACCGCCCGCGTGGTCGAAGTCGACCGCCAGAAACGCCAGATCCGCCTGAGCCTCAAGCAGCTAGTCGTTGAAGAGACGGTCGACGAAGACGAGGCCGAGACGGAGGAGATGGCGACCTCGATGGAAGCTGCCTTCCGGCGGGCCATGCAGACCGCCGAGCCTGGCTCACCCGCCGGCCAAGAACCTCCCCAGCTGCCGTCCAAGAAAGGCCGCAGCCAGCAGGAAGACATCCTGGCACGCACGCTCAAGCACCGCGTCCACTAG
- a CDS encoding vitamin K epoxide reductase family protein, translating into MSDSGSEPQRHPAGWGWHETVTACLAGLGLIDSLYLTWIKLADRAASCAGIGDCDAVNNSRYAEVAGIPIALLGALGYLAILVMLGAERRWPQAAWTLRLGIFGIALAGALYSAYLTYIELAVLHAVCPFCVASALCIAGILILSVMRLRAADAES; encoded by the coding sequence ATGAGTGACTCCGGATCCGAACCCCAGAGGCACCCGGCAGGCTGGGGCTGGCATGAGACGGTTACCGCCTGCCTGGCCGGGCTGGGCCTCATCGACAGCCTGTATTTGACGTGGATCAAGCTGGCCGACAGGGCGGCCAGCTGTGCGGGGATCGGGGATTGCGATGCGGTCAACAACAGCCGCTATGCCGAGGTGGCCGGCATCCCCATTGCCTTGCTGGGTGCCCTAGGTTACCTTGCGATTCTGGTCATGCTTGGGGCCGAGCGGCGCTGGCCGCAGGCCGCCTGGACGCTGCGGCTGGGGATCTTCGGGATAGCCCTAGCAGGTGCGCTATACTCTGCCTACCTGACCTACATTGAGCTTGCCGTGCTCCACGCCGTTTGCCCGTTCTGCGTCGCCTCGGCGTTGTGCATAGCTGGGATTCTGATTCTGAGCGTCATGCGGCTTCGGGCCGCCGATGCCGAATCCTAG
- a CDS encoding molybdopterin molybdotransferase MoeA, whose translation MITVDQATERILAAIHPLPPERVPLGSALGRVLAEDVVAPFDLPPFANSAMDGYAVIAEDTLRAAAGHPARLAIVGDISAGASQLPSLLPGQAARITTGAPLPSGADAVVPVEHTSEPRDMAGSPLAASVDVLQPAMPDEYVRLPGMDISSGALAIEAGTVLRPAEIGLLAAMGVVSPLVRRQPLAGVLSTGSELVPVDQPLATGRIHDSNGPALAAAVLAAGGQVLSLGIAPDDPEIVASALDRGVQQGVDLLVTSAGVSVGARDYVRAAVERYGSIEFWQVNMRPGKPVAWGYYRGVPFFGLPGNPVSAQVGFEIFVRPALRRMAGTRALRPGRFPVRMLLAADSDGRESYLRAVVRQAEDGFVAELTGEQGSGVSSSMVRANALVIVPAGRMHVQAGSALEAMPLANFWEHASG comes from the coding sequence TCGATCAAGCCACCGAACGGATCTTGGCGGCCATCCATCCTTTGCCGCCAGAGCGGGTCCCACTGGGATCAGCGCTGGGACGGGTGCTGGCCGAGGACGTTGTGGCGCCCTTTGACCTGCCGCCGTTCGCCAATTCGGCCATGGACGGATATGCCGTAATCGCAGAGGACACTCTGCGAGCCGCTGCCGGCCATCCGGCCCGGCTGGCGATCGTCGGGGACATCTCGGCCGGGGCCTCTCAGCTGCCAAGCCTGCTGCCGGGACAGGCGGCGCGCATCACGACCGGTGCCCCTCTTCCCTCAGGGGCGGACGCCGTCGTTCCCGTCGAGCACACCTCCGAACCGAGGGACATGGCCGGCAGCCCGCTGGCGGCGTCCGTCGACGTCCTCCAGCCAGCTATGCCTGACGAATACGTGCGCCTTCCCGGGATGGATATCTCTTCGGGCGCGCTGGCGATAGAAGCCGGGACGGTGCTCAGGCCCGCAGAGATCGGCCTGCTAGCCGCGATGGGGGTGGTTTCGCCACTGGTCCGTCGTCAGCCCCTGGCGGGCGTCCTGTCTACAGGGAGTGAACTGGTCCCGGTGGATCAACCGCTGGCCACCGGCCGCATCCATGACTCGAACGGCCCCGCGCTGGCAGCGGCCGTCCTGGCCGCTGGTGGGCAAGTGCTCTCGCTGGGGATCGCTCCGGATGACCCCGAGATCGTGGCCAGCGCACTGGACCGGGGCGTGCAGCAGGGTGTCGACCTGCTGGTGACCTCCGCCGGGGTAAGCGTCGGCGCCAGGGACTACGTGCGCGCAGCGGTGGAGCGCTACGGATCCATCGAATTCTGGCAGGTGAACATGCGCCCGGGAAAACCGGTCGCTTGGGGCTACTACCGCGGGGTGCCGTTTTTCGGGCTGCCCGGGAATCCGGTCTCGGCCCAAGTCGGCTTTGAGATCTTCGTGCGGCCGGCGCTGCGGCGGATGGCGGGCACTCGGGCTCTCCGCCCGGGGCGCTTTCCGGTGCGAATGCTCCTGGCGGCAGACTCCGACGGCCGGGAGAGCTACCTGCGGGCTGTCGTTCGCCAAGCCGAGGATGGCTTCGTCGCCGAGCTGACAGGAGAACAGGGGTCGGGGGTGAGTTCGTCCATGGTTCGAGCAAATGCCCTTGTGATCGTGCCTGCTGGCCGGATGCACGTCCAGGCCGGTTCGGCGCTGGAAGCGATGCCGCTGGCGAATTTCTGGGAGCATGCAAGCGGATGA